A single genomic interval of Antechinus flavipes isolate AdamAnt ecotype Samford, QLD, Australia chromosome 1, AdamAnt_v2, whole genome shotgun sequence harbors:
- the FABP5 gene encoding fatty acid-binding protein 5, giving the protein MALPKQLLGKWRLVESKGFDEYMKEVGVGMALRKMAGMAKPDVFISENGDLVTIKTESTIKTTQFSFKLGEKFEETTADGRKTQTLCTLDNNTLVQHQAWDGKESTITRKVEDGKLLVDCVMNNVTCHRVYEKAE; this is encoded by the exons ATGGCCCTTCCTAAGCAGCTGCTGGGCAAATGGCGCCTCGTGGAAAGTAAAGGATTTGACGAGTACATGAAGGAAGTGG GAGTGGGGATGGCCCTAAGGAAAATGGCTGGAATGGCTAAACCAGATGTTTTTATCTCTGAAAATGGGGATCTAGTTACCATTAAGACTGAGAGCACCATAAAAACTACACAATTCTCTTTTAAACTTGGTGAGAAGTTTGAGGAAACCACAGCTGATGGCAGAAAAACTCAG actcTTTGTACCCTTGACAATAATACATTGGTCCAGCACCAGGCATGGGATGGTAAGGAAAGCACAATAACAAGAAAAGTAGAAGATGGAAAGCTGTTGGTG gaTTGTGTTATGAACAATGTGACTTGCCACAGGGTCTATGAGAAGGCCGAGTAA